Proteins from one Leptonema illini DSM 21528 genomic window:
- a CDS encoding CheR family methyltransferase — protein MDHKQLVSIIQNMTGVYLTDDKIYLLDSRLRDLMKEHSLQNYDEVAARLIGGTDENFTHRLIDQITTHETKFFRDESIFNALVDQMIPEWMDRRGISASSPRSETLSIWSAACSTGQEPYSIAMIIRDRFPLIYPNLRITATDISRDSVERAKAGYYTNFEIQRGMPPHMLTKYFTQEKDGYRITNELKTGIDFKTHNLVSDPFPGRFDFIFCRNVLIYFDEATRKTILVKLRDSLKDDGALVLGSSENLIGSLPNYIVREAGLARYYEFSTQVTFFK, from the coding sequence ATGGATCATAAACAGCTTGTAAGCATCATACAGAACATGACGGGAGTATATCTCACCGACGATAAGATATACCTGCTCGACAGCCGCCTTCGCGATTTGATGAAGGAACACTCGTTACAGAACTACGACGAGGTCGCCGCCCGTCTGATCGGCGGGACCGACGAGAACTTCACGCATCGTCTCATCGATCAGATCACGACGCATGAAACGAAATTCTTTCGAGACGAAAGTATCTTCAACGCCCTCGTCGACCAGATGATTCCAGAATGGATGGATCGTCGGGGGATTTCGGCTTCGTCTCCGCGAAGCGAAACGCTGAGTATCTGGTCGGCCGCCTGCTCGACCGGCCAGGAGCCCTACTCTATTGCGATGATCATTCGCGATCGTTTTCCGTTGATTTATCCGAATCTGCGGATCACCGCAACCGACATAAGCCGGGATTCCGTTGAACGGGCGAAGGCCGGCTATTATACGAATTTCGAAATCCAGAGAGGCATGCCGCCTCATATGCTGACGAAATATTTCACGCAGGAAAAGGACGGCTACAGGATCACCAATGAGCTGAAAACGGGCATCGACTTTAAAACGCATAATCTTGTTTCTGATCCCTTTCCAGGACGATTCGATTTCATCTTCTGTCGCAACGTGCTCATCTATTTCGATGAAGCGACGCGAAAGACGATTCTCGTAAAGTTGAGGGATTCTCTCAAAGACGACGGCGCCCTCGTTCTCGGTTCATCCGAAAACCTGATCGGCTCCCTGCCCAACTATATCGTCCGCGAGGCCGGATTGGCCCGCTACTACGAATTCTCGACGCAGGTTACTTTTTTTAAGTAG
- a CDS encoding response regulator: MAAHILAVDDSATMRDMVRDTLETGGYEVTLAEHGQEGVDKFAAGKFDLIIADINMPVMDGITMIREIRKLNSDVPIITLTTEAEESMKQKGREAGADGWIVKPFRPAQFLDIIKQILEDM; this comes from the coding sequence ATGGCAGCTCATATTCTGGCAGTCGATGATTCGGCGACAATGCGCGACATGGTGCGCGATACCCTGGAAACAGGCGGCTACGAGGTTACGCTGGCCGAACATGGTCAGGAAGGCGTCGATAAGTTCGCAGCGGGTAAATTCGATCTCATCATCGCCGATATCAACATGCCCGTTATGGACGGCATCACGATGATTCGCGAGATTCGCAAGTTAAACAGCGACGTTCCCATCATCACGTTGACGACCGAAGCCGAAGAGAGCATGAAGCAGAAAGGCCGCGAAGCCGGCGCCGATGGCTGGATCGTAAAGCCGTTCCGTCCCGCTCAGTTTCTCGACATCATCAAGCAGATCCTGGAAGATATGTAA
- a CDS encoding ATP-binding protein: MSASSKKILLIHPDIQWLKQTRDFLRTEGFMTFATRSLGIALELQAHHRPEVILFALNLGRTNGQEVISALHHQDAHAVLVVLVDEKEKSRLSELAPGSFFDGIVTPCEGKILLSHLREAQVFYKEKNSLFQYMQEYQDRVQDQLEWLIWKEQNKHAYKVKYSRALISNIRNTILQGMGLGSLITRMELLEMKMKKEDGFYIVPRKDFDGILTSVHNVHRWLENMEKINKALDLNYSVETIEPSAFPDIVVKAVHAVEKFRAIKNHKIEMGDLTIERAISGNADALGLCIRELLINAFKFSPEGSTIDIVRFESPRVVLVGLLNDILSMGGGVTGIPEGYENQIYEPFYKLNNVYDERFFDEDFSMGTGLTIVQGAMQQMGGRVFLHEISDHSGEEGRRRRIMAELVIKKSAPEE; the protein is encoded by the coding sequence ATGTCGGCATCGAGCAAAAAGATCCTTCTGATTCACCCCGACATTCAGTGGCTGAAGCAGACCCGCGATTTTCTGCGAACAGAAGGTTTTATGACCTTCGCCACGCGCAGCCTCGGTATCGCTCTCGAGCTTCAGGCCCACCACCGGCCCGAGGTCATTCTTTTTGCTCTGAACCTCGGTCGTACAAACGGACAGGAGGTCATCAGCGCCCTGCATCATCAGGATGCTCATGCCGTTCTTGTCGTCCTTGTCGATGAAAAAGAAAAATCACGCCTTTCAGAACTTGCGCCCGGATCCTTCTTCGACGGCATCGTAACCCCCTGTGAGGGAAAGATTCTGCTCTCGCATCTGCGCGAGGCTCAGGTCTTCTATAAAGAGAAGAACTCCCTCTTTCAATACATGCAGGAATATCAGGATCGGGTGCAGGATCAGCTCGAATGGCTGATCTGGAAAGAGCAGAACAAACACGCCTATAAGGTTAAATACTCGAGGGCTCTGATCTCAAACATCCGCAATACGATCTTGCAGGGCATGGGCCTCGGCTCGCTCATCACGCGCATGGAATTGCTCGAGATGAAGATGAAAAAAGAAGACGGCTTTTACATCGTTCCACGCAAGGATTTCGACGGCATTCTCACCTCGGTGCATAACGTGCATCGCTGGCTTGAGAACATGGAAAAGATCAACAAGGCTCTTGATCTGAACTACTCCGTCGAAACGATCGAGCCCTCCGCCTTTCCCGATATCGTCGTTAAGGCCGTTCATGCCGTCGAAAAATTCAGGGCTATCAAGAACCACAAAATTGAGATGGGTGATTTAACGATCGAGCGCGCGATCAGCGGCAATGCCGACGCCCTGGGCCTGTGTATACGCGAGCTTTTGATCAACGCCTTCAAGTTTTCGCCCGAGGGCTCGACGATCGACATCGTACGATTCGAATCGCCGCGCGTCGTGCTTGTCGGTCTATTGAACGACATCCTCTCTATGGGTGGGGGCGTGACGGGCATTCCTGAAGGCTATGAGAATCAGATCTACGAGCCGTTTTACAAGCTCAACAACGTCTATGACGAACGCTTCTTTGACGAAGATTTCAGCATGGGAACGGGCCTGACGATCGTGCAGGGCGCCATGCAGCAGATGGGCGGTCGGGTTTTCTTGCATGAGATATCGGACCATTCCGGAGAAGAAGGGCGGCGACGGCGCATCATGGCCGAGCTTGTGATCAAGAAAAGCGCTCCCGAAGAATAG